The Equus asinus isolate D_3611 breed Donkey chromosome 4, EquAss-T2T_v2, whole genome shotgun sequence genome has a segment encoding these proteins:
- the TRABD gene encoding traB domain-containing protein, which translates to MEGEEEQPPREADTEPVVMSGASDVVPRVLSGEPQNLSDVDAFNLLLEMKLKRRRERPNLPRTVTELVAEDGSRVYVVGTAHFSDDSKKDVVKTIREVQPDVVVVELCQYRVSMLKMDESTLLREAKEISLEKLQQAVRQNGVMSGLMQMLLLKVSAHITEQLGMAPGGEFREAFKEASKVPFCKFHLGDRPIPVTFKRAIAALSFWQKVKLAWGLCFLSDPISKDDVERCKQKDLLEQMMAEMIGEFPDLHRTIVSERDVYLTYMLRQAARRLELPRSSDAEPRKCVPSVVVGVVGMGHVPGIEKNWTTDLNIQEIMTVPPPSVSGRVSRLAVKAAFLGLLGYGLYWMGRRAASLVLSLPAAQYCLQRASAAWPHK; encoded by the exons atggagggggaggaggagcagccacCTCGGGAG GCTGACACGGAACCTGTTGTGATGTCGGGGGCCTCAGACGTGGTGCCCAGGGTACTTTCTGGAGAACCCCAGAACCTGT CTGACGTGGATGCTTTCAACCTGCTCCTGGAGATGAAGCTGAAGAGGCGGCGAGAACGGCCCAACCTACCGCGCACCGTGACAGAGCTGGTCGCCGAGGATGGGAGCAGGGTGTACGTGGTGGGTACAGCCCACTTCAGTGATGACAGCAAGAAGGACGTGGTGAAG ACCATCCGAGAAGTGCAGCCCGATGTGGTAGTCGTGGAGCTCTGCCAGTACCGCGTGTCCATGCTAAAGATGGACGAGAGCACGCTGCTGCGGGAGGCCAAGGAGATCAgcctggagaagctgcagcaggCTGTGAGGCAG AATGGGGTCATGTCTGGACTCATGCAGATGCTGCTGCTGAAGGTGTCAGCCCACATCACCGAGCAGCTGGGCATGGCTCCTGGTGGCGAGTTCAGGGAGGCCTTCAAGGAG gCCAGCAAGGTGCCTTTCTGCAAGTTCCACCTGGGCGACCGGCCCATCCCGGTCACCTTCAAGAGAGCCATCGCTGCACTCTCCTTCTGGCAGAAGGTCAAGTTGGCCTGGGGCCTGTGTTTCCTGTCCGATCCTATCAG CAAGGATGACGTGGAGCGGTGTAAGCAGAAGGACCTGCTGGAGCAGATGATGGCGGAGATGATCGGCGAGTTCCCCGACCTGCACCGTACCATTGTCTCAGAGCGCGACGTCTACCTGACCTACATGCTGAGGCAGGCCGCCCGGCGCCTCGAGCTGCCACGCTCCTCTGACG CCGAGCCCAGGAAGTGCGTGCCTTCTGTGGTGGTGGGCGTCGTGGGCATGGGCCACGTCCCCGGCATCGAGAAGAACTGGACCACTGACCTCAACATTCAGGAGATCATGAC cGTGCCCCCGCCGTCCGTCTCCGGCAGAGTGTCCCGGCTGGCCGTGAAGGCTGCCTTCTTAGGCCTGCTGGGCTATGGCCTGTACTGGATGGGGCGCCGTGCCGCCAGCCTGGTCCTGTCACTGCCCGCCGCCCAGTACTGCCTGCAGAGGGCGTCCGCAGCCTGGCCGCACAAGTAG
- the PANX2 gene encoding pannexin-2 isoform X2, whose amino-acid sequence MYVPALGWEFLASTRLTSELNFLLQEIDNCYHRAAEGRAPKIEKQIQSKGPGITERERREIIENAEKEKSPEQNLFEKYLERRGRSNFLAKLYLARHLLILLLSVAPISYLCTYYATQKQNEFTCALGSSPDGPAGGGGPAVRVSCKLPSVQLQRIVAGVDIVLLCAMNLIILVNLIHLFIFRKSNFIFDKLHKVGIKTRRQWRRSQFCDINILAMFCNENRDHIKSLNRLDFITNESDLMYDNVVRQLLAALAQSNHDATPTVRDTGVQTVDPSANPAEPEGSAEPPVVKRPRKKMKWIPTSNPLPQPFKEQLAIMRVENSKAEKPKPVRRKTATDTLIAPLLDAGARATHYKGGPTPGPGAAPDKKHARHFSLDVHPYILGTKKAKPEAVPTALPASRSQEGGFLSQAEECGLALAAAPTKDASLPEKEILYTGEPARGSLPPGGPFHVCSPPTAPATAPLSPASLGKADPLAILSRNATHPLLHISTLYEAREEEDGGPRVPPDVGSLIAIPPPQQILIATFDEPRTVVSTVEF is encoded by the exons ATGTACGTGCCTGCGCTGGGCTGGGAGTTCCTGGCCTCCACCCGCCTCACCTCGGAGCTCAACTTCCTGCTGCAAGAGATCGATAACTGCTACCACCGGGCCGCCGAGGGCCGCGCTCCCAAGATCGAGAAGCAGATCCAGTCCAAGGGCCCGGGCATCACAGAGCGCGAGAGGCGCGAGATCATCGAGAATGCGGAGAAGGAGAAGAGCCCAGAGCAGAACCTGTTCGAGAAGTACCTGGAGCGCCGCGGCCGCAGCAACTTCCTGGCCAAGCTGTACCTGGCGCGGCACCTGCTCATCCTGCTGCTCAGTGTGGCGCCCATCTCCTACCTGTGCACCTACTACGCCACCCAGAAGCAGAACGAGTTCACCTGCGCGCTGGGCTCGTCCCCGGACGGGCCTGCGGGCGGCGGGGGCCCAGCCGTGCGCGTCAGCTGCAAGCTGCCGTCAGTGCAGCTGCAGCGCATCGTGGCGGGCGTCGACATCGTGCTGCTCTGCGCCATGAACCTCATCATCCTCGTCAACCTCATCCACCTCTTCATCTTCCGCAAGAGCAACTTCATCTTCGACAAGCTGCACAAGGTGGGCATCAAGACGCGCCGGCAGTGGCGCCGCTCGCAGTTCTGCGACATCAACATCCTGGCCATGTTCTGCAACGAGAACCGCGACCACATCAAGTCGCTCAACCGGCTGGACTTCATCACCAACGAGAGCGACCTCATGTACGACAACGTGGTGCGGCAGCTGCTGGCCGCCCTGGCCCAGTCCAACCACGACGCCACGCCCACCGTGCGTGACACGGGCGTGCAGACCGTGGACCCCAGCGCCAACCCCGCCGAGCCCGAGGGCTCCGCCGAGCCGCCCGTGGTCAAGCGGCCCCGCAAGAAGATGAAGTGGATCCCTACCAGCAACCCGCTGCCCCAGCCCTTCAAGGAGCAGCTGGCCATCATGCGCGTGGAGAACAGCAAGGCCGAGAAGCCCAAGCCCGTGCGCCGCAAGACGGCCACGGACACGCTGATCGCGCCGCTGCTGGACGCGGGTGCGCGCGCAACGCACTACAAGGGCGGCCCCACCCCGGGCCCGGGCGCCGCCCCCGACAAGAAGCATGCCCGCCACTTCTCCCTGGACGTGCACCCCTACATCCTGGGCACCAAGAAGGCCAAGCCCGAGGCCGTGCCCACCGCCCTGCCCGCCTCCCGGAGCCAGGAAGGGGGCTTCCTGTCCCAGGCGGAGGAGTGCGGGCTGGCCCTGGCCGCTGCACCCACCAAAG ATGCTTCGCTCCCTGAGAAGGAAATCCTGTACACAGGAGAGCCGGCTCGGGGCTCGCTTCCCCCCGGGGGCCCGTTTCACGTCTGTTCACCCCCGACAGCCCCCGCCACCGCTCCTCTGTCACCAGCCAGCCTGGGCAAGGCTGACCCCCTCGCCATCCTGAGCCGCAATGCCACCCACCCACTGCTGCACATCAGCACCCTGTACGAGGCCCGGGAGGAGGAGGACGGGGGTCCCCGTGTGCCCCCGGACGTGGGCAGCCTCATTGCCATCCCCCCGCCACAGCAGATCCTCATTGCCACTTTTGACGAGCCGAGGACAGTAGTGAGCACTGTGGAGTTCTGA